The region TCGTCAATACCATTCGCGGCATCGCTGATCAGACCAATCTGCTGGCGCTTAACGCCGCGATTGAAGCGGCTCGTGCCGGCGATCAAGGCAGGGGCTTTGCGGTGGTGGCTGACGAAGTCCGGCAACTGGCAGGACGCACCAGCCGTTCGACCGCTGAAATTGCGGAAATGATCGGCAAGATCCTGTCCGAAACCCGCGATGCGGTGTCCAGCATGAACATCACGCAGGAAGGCGCACAACGCGGTGTCACCCTGGCCGACCAAGCCGGTTTGGTTATCTTGCAAATCCGCACTGGCACAAGTGATGCAGTGGCAGCGGTGAGCATGTTCGCCACCAAACTTGACGAGTCCGACGTGATTCCAAAAACGGCTGTCAGCTGGGTGGGCTGACGCACTCAGCGCGAACGAATACCCTGCGCTATTGCGCCTTGCACACTCAATTAGCACAAAAAAGCCCACTGACCGTTACCGGTTCAGTGGGCTTTTGACTGGGCCTCTGGTTACAGAGCCATGTCACTCGCAGCGTTTGGCTTTGCAGCCTTGGCTTTGTCAGCGTCAGCCGGAGCAGCAGCCGGAGCCGCCTGACCAATCACTGGTGGCGGAGTCAGCTGCAACACCTTGGCGGTGTAAGCCCACTCTTCAGCCACTTTCTGAGGGTTACCGTTCAACTGAGTGCCATAGCTCGGCACGATCTGGTGCAGTTTTTCCTGCCACGCAGGGCTGGCAACCTGATCCTTGAAGACTTTTTGCAGCACGGTCAACATGATCGGTGCGGCGGTCGATGCGCCTGGCGATGCGCCCAGCAGGCCGGCGATGGTGCCGTCTGCAGAGGCAACGATTTCAGTGCCCAGCTTCAGTACGCCACCCGCAGCTTCATCACGCTTGATGATTTGCACGCGCTGGCCGGCTTGCCACAAGCGCCAGTCTTCGGCTTTGGCGTGCGGGAAGTATTCCTTCAGCGCGTTCATGCGGTCTTCGTCCGACAGCATCAGTTGGCCTGCAAGGTACTCGACCAGCGGGTATTCCTTGATGCCGACTTTGGTCATCGGCCAGATGTTGTGGGTGGTGGTGCTGGTCAGCAGGTCCAGGTACGAGCCTTCTTTCAGGAACTTGGTGCTGAAGGTCGCGAACGGGCCAAACAGGATGACGCGCTTGCCATCCAGAACACGGGTGTCCAGGTGCGGGACGGACATCGGCGGCGCGCCAACCGACGCTTTACCGTAGGCCTTGGCCAAGTGTTGCTCGGCGATGGCCGGGTTATCGGTGACCAGGAACGAGCCGCCAACCGGGAAGCCTGCATACTCCTTGGCTTCAGGAATACCGGATTTCTGCAGCAAGTGCAGCGCACCGCCGCCCGCGCCGATGAACACGAACTTGGCGTCGGTTTCGGTTTTGCTGCCATCTTTCAGGTTTTTGTAGCTGACACGCCAGGTGCCGTCTTGATTCTTGGTGATGTCTTGCACTTCGCTAGACAGCTTCAAGTCAAACTTGGGTGTGGTTTGCAGGTGGGCGACGAACTGGCGGGTGATTTCGCCAAAGTTTACGTCGGTGCCGATCGGGGTCCAGGTGGCCGCGATTTTCTGGTTCGGGTCACGCCCTTCCATCATCAGCGGAACCCACTTCTTGATCACCGCCGGGTCTTCGGAATACTGCATGCCAGCGAACAGCGGGCTTGCTTGCAGGGCTTCGTAGCGCTTTTTCAAGAACTTGATGTTGTCATCGCCCCACACAAAGCTCATGTGCGGAGTGGAATTGATGAACGAACGCGGGTTCTTCAGAACGCCTTGTTGAACCTGCCACGACCAGAATTGACGAGAGATCTGGAACGCTTCGTTGATCTCGACGGCTTTCGGGATTTGCACCTTGCCGTTTTCGTCTTCCGGGGTGTAGTTCAGCTCGGCCAGGGCAGAGTGGCCCGTACCCGCGTTGTTCCAGCCATTGGAGCTTTCTTCGGCAACGCCGTCGAGGCGCTCAACCATTTCCATCGACCAGTCCGGTTGCAGCTCATTGAGCCACACACCGAGGGTCGCACTCATGATGCCGCCGCCGATGAGCAATACATCGACCTTCTTTGCCTCTTCCGCGTGAGCGGACGCGATCCCCATCGACAAAGCGAGCCCCAGAAGGGCCGTGTTCATTTTTTTAAACATCTATTGCACCTATGATAAAACGCCATCCGCCCTTCCATTCTCACGCGCGAAGCCCTGATTCACGGCACGCAGGCAGCATGTCGTGGGTCACCGCACATCAGAATTTTGGGTGGGCACACAAGGCCGACTTACCGCATCGACCGCAGTTTATATGTCCCTACTGAACTGACTTTTTATCATTATTGGCTTCAGCTACTGGAGCGACATTGATCCTGTCGGCACGCTTCAAGGACGTGCAAACTGAATAGGTCAAACCAAATTGGCGCGCAGAATATCACGACACGGCAAACCCGCGCGTCTGTTCCCGACTTGATGGTCTGTCTCCGTACCTGGTTTTATCGGCGGGCTGTTGCGAAACGTGACTGCAAAATGCGTTTGCCCGCGCCCTCGCCCGACCTCATCAGGATAGACACTGTCGATGAGCAGACCGGCACCGTGCGCCGCAAGGCATACGGCCTTTTCCAGAGACCTGACGGCGCTTGCAGACAAAACGGAACTAATAATAAGGGGCTCACCTCCTAAGCTATGCAGCCTTCCTTTTTGCATATTGCTGTTGGAGGAATTCATCATGCGCCGCCTGTTAGTGACTTCATCTCTTATCCTGTGCCTGCCTTTCGGCTCGGTGCTGGCCAGCGTTCACGCGAAAGATGTGGCAACCTCGGCCGGGGTTTCCGCGTCGCTTTACTCAACGTTTAAAGACCACAAGACAGTGATCGCGGCCAGAGACGATCTCTCTGCGTTTGTCGCCAGTGGCGGCGCCATTCGCGGGGTGTACCTGGAGTCGGTGCTACAAGAGATTCGCCAGCAGCGGCCCGGCCTCGACGCCAGCGACGAAGAGTTGGCCAACGCCATCCTCGTTCACTACGAGGCGCCAGCGGATCAGTAACCCAGTGGTGACTGTGAACGCCTGGCCATTGCTGATGCTGCCCCGCGCGCGGTGAATCGCACCATGGTCAAAACCGTGCGCGGGCCACTATGATTGGGCGCATGACAAACTCTGCGCCCATTCGCTCCCCCTGCCCGCCCGGCGCCTGTATCTGCGAGCGTGATTCATTGCTCCAAACGCCAGGTGCAGACGTGCGAATCCTGTGCCTGACCCGCCAGGAAGAAAAGCGCTTGCTTGATCGTCTGGAAAACCTGCAAAGCCTGGAAGACCTTGAGCGTCTGCAACAGAAGATGCTCCAGCAGTTGGGCATTCGCGTGTCGCTGGTGCCCGGCTTCAACGAGGTCAGAACCATGCGCGGCATCGGTATTCAAATCGAAGCGCTACCAGGTCTCTGCCGAAAAACCCGCGCCTCCATTCCGGCAGCGATTCGTCGTGGCCTGGAAAAACACCCGCAAATTGCCTATGAACTGCTCAACGCCAACGACTTGTTGCGTGACGCATAAGGCCGTTTTATGAAGTGCTAAGTACACGGTAGGCGTGGGCAATATTTTTGCGTTTTTCGACTAATCCCTCGTGCAGAAAATATATTCAGGCAGGCCATGATTCGCCTTTATTCCACAGAACTACCCCACCTCTATCAATAACTATTAGCGATAGACCTAATAATAAAATCACTCCACATCGATTCATTTAAACCCCTACTTTCTTCTGTATATCTGCACAACAAGACAACACTAAATCGCGTTATATCGCCGACCGACCATGAATAAAATTCCCGTTATTGTGCAAAACGTTGATTCGACTGTAACCCTTTTGAGACAAGGGATCCGAGCAAAAACTATTTACTGGCTAATTCATAATTCCTACCTACTCTCTTGCGTGGAGCAAACACTCTACAACTGGTCGGGGGGCCATACAGAAAACTAACGCGGGTGTACAGGAGCGCAACATGAACGGGACACTTCTATCCAGGGCATTCACGCTATCGGTACTGTTTTCGGCAATGCTTTTACCCATCATCACTCACGCGGCTGATAAACCCGCACCGAACATTGTCGTCATCATGGGCGACGATATTGGCTGGTCCAATATCGGTGTTTACAACCAGGGTTTAATGGCAGGCCGTACACCCCACCTCGATACACTCGCTAACGAAGGCATGCGCTTTACCGACTATTACGCCGAAGCCAGTTGCACCGCCGGGCGTGCCAACTTCATCACGGGTGAACTGCCTATTCGCACCGGCATGACCACCGTGGGCCAAGCCGGTTCGCCGATTGGCATTCCGGCCCAGGCCGTGACCATCGCCACCGCACTCAAATCCATGGGCTACGCCACCGGCCAGTTCGGCAAAAACCACTTAGGTGACTTGAATGAGTTTCTGCCGACCGTACATGGCTTTGACGAGTTCTTCGGCTACCTCTACCACCTCGATGCCATGGAAGACCCGGCGCATCCCAATTATCCGCAGGAGCTGCTGCCTACCATTGGCCCGCGCAACATGGTTCACAGTTGGGCAACGACGGTCGATGACCCGACCGTGGTGCCACGCTGGGGCAAGATTGGCAAACAGAAAGTCGAAGATGCCGGCACGCTTTACCCAGAGCGCATGAAAACCGTCGACGACGAAATCCAGGCAAAAGCCTTCAGCTTCATCGACAAGGCCAAGCAGGACAACAAACCGTTCTTCCTGTGGCTCAACCCGACCCGCATGCACATCGTCACGCACCTCTCCGACAAGTACGAAGCCATGCGCAATTCGCAAAATGGTTGGTCGGAACAGGAAGCCGGCATGGCACAACTCGACGATATCGTCGGGGATGTCATGGCCAAGCTGAAAAAAGAAGGCATGGATGACAACACCATCGTGGTGTTCACCACCGACAACGGTGCGGAAAACTTCACGTGGCCCGATGGCGGCACCACACCATTTGCCATGGGCAAGGGCACGGTCATGGAAGGTGGCTTCCGGGTTCCGGCCATTATCCGCTGGCCGGGCACTGTACCCGCCGGTCAAGTTGCCAACGGCATCATCTCCGGCATGGACTGGTTCCCGACCTTCCTCACAGCGGCCGGTAATCCAAACATCACTGCCGAACTGCTCAAAGGCAAACAACTGGGTGATACCACTTACAAGGTGCATTTGGATGGCTACGATCAGACGCCAATGATCACCGGCAAAGGCCCGTCAAACCGCCACGAGATCTTTTACTTCGGTGAAAGTGTGCTGGGCGCCATCCGTATAGATGACTTCAAGTACCGGTTTATCGATCAACCCGATGGCTGGCTCGGCGCCAAAGTCGCGATGGACATGCCGATCCTGACCAACCTGCGGCTCGACCCCTTCGAACGGATGGGCTGGACCGATAATCAGGCGGCCAGCGGTTCACTGTCCTATTTCGAATGGTTCAAGTATCAATTCTGGCGCTTCGTGTTTGTACAGGATCAGGTGATCAAACTGGCGCAGACAGCCATCGAATATCCGCCGATGCAAAAAGGCGCGAGCTTCAACCTCGATGCGGTCAAGGCGAAAATCGAAGCCGCTCGTGCGGCGATGGGCAAGTAAATCGCAAAGCGTCTATCGGGTGCCCTGAGGGGCATCCGTTTTCGTGTCGCTCCTTGATTGAGGTAACGCTATGCGATTGAAAAAATCCGCGCTGCCCGCCTTCACCCTCCTCGCCCTGTGCTGCCAACAGGCACAGGCTGGCGGCATTATCCTCTACGAAATCGGCACCGATAACGCCGGCCTGGCCAACGCTGGCGCCGCCGCTCGGGCGCAAGGCCCGTCCACCATCGCCAGCAACCCGGCGGGCATGAGCTATTTGTCGGGCACACAAGTCACCGGAGGTTTGCAGGTGCTGTACGGCAACCTGACCTTCAGCCGTGACGGCAACACCAATGGCTCCGGTACCGGCAGCGGCAATGCCCTTGACCCCATTCCCGGAGGTAGCTTTTTCATCACTCATCAGTTGGACGATAACTGGAGCGTCGGCTTCGGCGCTTACGGCGATTTCGGGTTAGCCGCCAACTATAAAAACGACTGGTCTGGACGCTACTTTGCGCAGGATGCAAGCCTCGGCGGTTTATCTCTGGTGCCCAGCGTGGCCTATCGCTTTAACGAGCAATGGTCGGTGGGCCTTGGTGTGAAAGCCATGTACGGCATGCTGCAAACCCAGACCGCCATCGACCGCTCGCCGTTTGGCCTGACTGATCGCAACGACGGCCAGTTCAAATACCAGGACACCACGTGGGGCTACGGCGCGAACCTGGGGGTGATCTACGCGCCACAGCCCGGCACACGCATCGGCCTGGCTTACACCAGCAAAGTCGATCTGAACTTCGAGGACAAGCTCAACGTCCACGGCGACGGCCCGTTGCTGCAACGCCTCGACGGGCTGAACACCAAGCTCGACATGCAAGTGCCTCAGACCGCGACCTTGAGCTTGTTCCAGCAACTCGACGCGCAATGGGCTTTCCTGGCGACGGTCAACTGGCAGGACTGGTCGCAGTTTGGGAATGTAGCCGTGCAAGTCGATACGACAGCGGTCGGCGCGCAATCGACTACAGTCAATGCTCACTACAAGGACACTTGGCAACTGGCCTTGGGCACGCAGTACCAGGCGACACCCAAACTGCTGTGGAACGCAGGCGTGGCGTATGACAGCAGCGCGGTGTCAGACGCCAACCGCACGTTTACCGCGCCCATGGGCGAATCCTGGCGGCTGGCGACCGGGGCGACTTATGCATTGAACAAGGACACCGACGTCAACGTCAGTTGGGCGCTGGTCTGGCTCGGTGACATGCCGGTGGACCAGACAAAATCCACATCGGGCATTAGAACCTCCGGCCAATTCGACAATGCCTGGATTCAAGCTATAACAGGCAACATGACGTGGCGCTTTTGACGCCACTTGAAGCAACTTACCCCCTGGAGCACACCACAATGAGCCTGTCTCGAAAACTGTTTTTCGGCGTTGCCCTTGCTAGCCTGGTATTGGGCGGTTGCACCTCTAAAGTCACCGAACGCGAACAGTACTCGGGCTTTTTGCCCAACTACAACAACCTTCAGGAAGTGACCACTGCCAGCGGCGAGAAAGCCATGCGTTGGGTGACCCCGTCCTGGAACCCCAACGCCTACGACACCGTGGCGTTCAAGCGTCTGGAGCTCTACCCGACGCCGCAGCCCAACGAGCGGATTAATCGCCAGACCCTTGATGAACTGCAGAACTACATGACCAATAACGCCAAAGGCGTACTCGGGCAGAAATACCGCATCGTGCCGAATCCTCAATCTGCCCCGGCCGGTTCGAGAACCCTGATTCTGCGCGCAGCCATCACGGGGGTCAGCGCCTCCAACGAAGGCATGAAATGGTACGAAGTGATTCCGGTCGCCGCCGTGGTCGGCGGTGTGTCCGCCGCCACCGGCCATCGCGATCAGGACACGGAGCTGTTCATCGAAGCCGAACTGATCGACGCCAGCAACAATCAGACGGTGGCCAAAGTGGTGCGCAAGGTCTTTGGGCAACAGTTGAAAAACGCCAGTCAGACCATCACCGCCAATGACTTCAAAGCAGCGATCAACAAGCTGACCAGCGATTTGCAGGCATTTATCCGCTAAAACACTGCACGTTTTTCAGCGCCATGCGTGGCGACAGTGATGGGTTTGAGCCCTGCGCATAGGGCTTGAACACCTCTAGGCCAGCTTGCTCATTCGCGCAGGCACCGAGCTTTCCCTCAAGCAACTGTCCATAAAGCCGACTGCACAGACACGGGAGCACCCAGCCCTCGGCGCTGATGTAGTCGGCTTACATCGCCAGCCACTGCCGGGGAGACAGCTTGGTCACCATCACCGCGACGATCACAAACATACCGGCAAACCCCAGTACACCCATCCAGAACCACTGGCGATAAATCGCGGCGTACTCGGCATCGAGTTTTTTTCCCGCCTCGACGGCGCTCACCGCCAGCACCTGCATGCGCTTTTGCAGTAGCAGCACCGGCAACCACAACGCCCCCACGCACAGCACGATCAGCAACGCGGTCACTACCCATTCGGTGGTCAGCGACACGCCAGCGACAGTCACCAGACCAAAACCTGTTGCGACCTGAATCAAGCCTGCCGGCGTAGTGATCCATGTGTCGAACCGCACCACCATTCGAGCCACATGAGCGATCACCAACGGATTGGCGGTGCGGCTAGCGGCAATCAGGTAAAGGTAGGAACCCATACCGAAACCGAACAAAAAAATCGCGGCAATGATGTGCATGTATTTCAGGCTGAGGTACAGCATGCTCAACGCTGCCCCTCTGAAAATCGAACCGACATCTGCAGGTTTTGTGAATCGTTGATCGCCGCCAGGTATTCATCGACAGTGATTTCGCCCACACAGGCACGTGCGCCGGGTGACGGCAAATAACCATTGAGCATCTTGATCGCCAGCGCCACCGATGCGCAGCTCGGAATTTGCGGCCCTTGGTCATTGAACGCGGTGAGTTGAACCGTCATCGACAGCGGTTGGTCATCCACGCCAACCCCCTCGACATCAAGGTACATGGCACTTTTCCCATCGCCCAGGCGCTCGAACCCGGTGCCCCAGCGATGCAGGCGCACCGCCCATGGCGTCGGGTCATTCACCCAACCGACTTTCACCGCTTGCGCTAACAGAAAATTGGCCACACCACCCAGTTTAAGGCCAGCCCCCGCCTTGAAACGCAAGGTATGGGCGCCGTAGCGGCCGGCGAAGATATCCATATCCGGCACATCGACATTGGCCAGCACTCGCCACCCCAGTGGCGGCATGCTGCGCAAGGTCAGGCCCTGCCACCCCAGCACCTCATGCACCTGCCCATTTTTGAGTTGTTTGATCGGTCTACCGGCGTATGCGAGTACCCCTTTAACGGTCGATAACCCAGGCATCTTGGCGGATGAGGAAATGCCATGCTCGATCGTGTCGATGCGTTTGAACCGGGCGCGGTGACTATCGACGATGGCGGACGACAACGTCGGCACCGAACTGCAACCGCTGAGGATTGATACTCCGGCGGCCTTCGCTTGCTCGTCGAGAACAGAAATAGCATTGACGAAGGTGCGGCAATCCGCCAAGTCGCAGTAGTTAGCACCGGCCTCGATACAGGCTTGCGCCACGGCATACGATTGCCCCTGAAAGGGGCCGCCCGTGTGAATAACCAGTTGAATGCCCCGCGAGGCCAACACAGCGTTGAAACCTGGCGCCATCGCATCGCCGCACCAACTTGCGCAGGGCACACCGGCCAAGGCATCCAACACATCGACCTGGCGCGACAGTTTGAGTGAGTCTCGACCCGAAATGACCAGACTGATGCCTGGAATGACAGCGAGGTGTCGGCAAACAATGCTGCCGAAGTTTCCATAGCCACCGATGACCAATACCCTAAGTGTCATTGACTGCTTCCCTGAAGTGTTTGCCCGCGTGGCGGATTTGGCCGGGGCACAAGCCTCCACGATTTCGATGGCACCGGCAAGATGGCGCGACGTCCTCCTTGAGTACCCGGTCCCACCCAGCGCACTATCGCCCTCGCCTTGGCAACCCTTGACCTTGATGGCCGTCGGCTGCGAGTGTTCAACCCTTGCCCAGCCACCACAGGACCAACCCACATGGAACTTCATCAGATCGTCGTCAGCGACGAGATCGACCCGCACGTGAGTCAACTCATCAGCGCCGGGCTCAACACCTTCAACGATCAGGTCACGGGGATCAATGATCGCCAAGCCTTGGCGGTGACCGTGCGCGATGCCCTGACTCAGCAGGTGCTGGGCGGTATTACCGGACGCACGTCTCTTGGTCTATTGTTTATAGAGTTGTTTTATTTACCTGACGCGTTACGCGGCTCTGGGCTAGGCTCGCGGCTGCTGCAAGCTTATGAAGAGGAAGGCCGAAAACGTGGCTGTCGTTCGGCAGTTCTGTATACCTTGAGTTTTCAGGCGCCCGGCTTTTACGAAAAAAACGGCTGGCAGCGATTCGGCGAAATACCGTGTGATCCCGAGGGCAGCAGCCGGGTGTTCATGAGCAAAACGTTGTAAGGGATTAGCAGCATCGCGAGGTGAACCTTATCCCCACAAACCCGGTCGATACCTGCAACCCGACCCCGTTTGCCGACGCCCCCCTGTAGAGGGCGATGACTGGCTCGCTTCACTTTATGGAGAACGCCCCCGTGATATCGACCGTACACATTGCCAGGCTAAAAGCCTGGGGCGCCCATGGTTTTACCGCCACCGGCGTGGTCACGGCCTTCCTGGCCACCCTCGCCCTGCTGGAAAACCAGCCGACCAATTGCCTGCTATGGCTGGGTGTAGCGCTGATCGTCGATGGACTGGACGGCGCACTCGCACGCAAGGTCAACGTGCAATCGGTCCTG is a window of Pseudomonas sp. DC1.2 DNA encoding:
- the mqo gene encoding malate dehydrogenase (quinone) — encoded protein: MFKKMNTALLGLALSMGIASAHAEEAKKVDVLLIGGGIMSATLGVWLNELQPDWSMEMVERLDGVAEESSNGWNNAGTGHSALAELNYTPEDENGKVQIPKAVEINEAFQISRQFWSWQVQQGVLKNPRSFINSTPHMSFVWGDDNIKFLKKRYEALQASPLFAGMQYSEDPAVIKKWVPLMMEGRDPNQKIAATWTPIGTDVNFGEITRQFVAHLQTTPKFDLKLSSEVQDITKNQDGTWRVSYKNLKDGSKTETDAKFVFIGAGGGALHLLQKSGIPEAKEYAGFPVGGSFLVTDNPAIAEQHLAKAYGKASVGAPPMSVPHLDTRVLDGKRVILFGPFATFSTKFLKEGSYLDLLTSTTTHNIWPMTKVGIKEYPLVEYLAGQLMLSDEDRMNALKEYFPHAKAEDWRLWQAGQRVQIIKRDEAAGGVLKLGTEIVASADGTIAGLLGASPGASTAAPIMLTVLQKVFKDQVASPAWQEKLHQIVPSYGTQLNGNPQKVAEEWAYTAKVLQLTPPPVIGQAAPAAAPADADKAKAAKPNAASDMAL
- a CDS encoding DUF2388 domain-containing protein; amino-acid sequence: MRRLLVTSSLILCLPFGSVLASVHAKDVATSAGVSASLYSTFKDHKTVIAARDDLSAFVASGGAIRGVYLESVLQEIRQQRPGLDASDEELANAILVHYEAPADQ
- a CDS encoding arylsulfatase; this encodes MNGTLLSRAFTLSVLFSAMLLPIITHAADKPAPNIVVIMGDDIGWSNIGVYNQGLMAGRTPHLDTLANEGMRFTDYYAEASCTAGRANFITGELPIRTGMTTVGQAGSPIGIPAQAVTIATALKSMGYATGQFGKNHLGDLNEFLPTVHGFDEFFGYLYHLDAMEDPAHPNYPQELLPTIGPRNMVHSWATTVDDPTVVPRWGKIGKQKVEDAGTLYPERMKTVDDEIQAKAFSFIDKAKQDNKPFFLWLNPTRMHIVTHLSDKYEAMRNSQNGWSEQEAGMAQLDDIVGDVMAKLKKEGMDDNTIVVFTTDNGAENFTWPDGGTTPFAMGKGTVMEGGFRVPAIIRWPGTVPAGQVANGIISGMDWFPTFLTAAGNPNITAELLKGKQLGDTTYKVHLDGYDQTPMITGKGPSNRHEIFYFGESVLGAIRIDDFKYRFIDQPDGWLGAKVAMDMPILTNLRLDPFERMGWTDNQAASGSLSYFEWFKYQFWRFVFVQDQVIKLAQTAIEYPPMQKGASFNLDAVKAKIEAARAAMGK
- a CDS encoding OmpP1/FadL family transporter; its protein translation is MRLKKSALPAFTLLALCCQQAQAGGIILYEIGTDNAGLANAGAAARAQGPSTIASNPAGMSYLSGTQVTGGLQVLYGNLTFSRDGNTNGSGTGSGNALDPIPGGSFFITHQLDDNWSVGFGAYGDFGLAANYKNDWSGRYFAQDASLGGLSLVPSVAYRFNEQWSVGLGVKAMYGMLQTQTAIDRSPFGLTDRNDGQFKYQDTTWGYGANLGVIYAPQPGTRIGLAYTSKVDLNFEDKLNVHGDGPLLQRLDGLNTKLDMQVPQTATLSLFQQLDAQWAFLATVNWQDWSQFGNVAVQVDTTAVGAQSTTVNAHYKDTWQLALGTQYQATPKLLWNAGVAYDSSAVSDANRTFTAPMGESWRLATGATYALNKDTDVNVSWALVWLGDMPVDQTKSTSGIRTSGQFDNAWIQAITGNMTWRF
- a CDS encoding DUF3313 domain-containing protein gives rise to the protein MSLSRKLFFGVALASLVLGGCTSKVTEREQYSGFLPNYNNLQEVTTASGEKAMRWVTPSWNPNAYDTVAFKRLELYPTPQPNERINRQTLDELQNYMTNNAKGVLGQKYRIVPNPQSAPAGSRTLILRAAITGVSASNEGMKWYEVIPVAAVVGGVSAATGHRDQDTELFIEAELIDASNNQTVAKVVRKVFGQQLKNASQTITANDFKAAINKLTSDLQAFIR
- a CDS encoding DUF2269 domain-containing protein translates to MLYLSLKYMHIIAAIFLFGFGMGSYLYLIAASRTANPLVIAHVARMVVRFDTWITTPAGLIQVATGFGLVTVAGVSLTTEWVVTALLIVLCVGALWLPVLLLQKRMQVLAVSAVEAGKKLDAEYAAIYRQWFWMGVLGFAGMFVIVAVMVTKLSPRQWLAM
- a CDS encoding saccharopine dehydrogenase family protein encodes the protein MTLRVLVIGGYGNFGSIVCRHLAVIPGISLVISGRDSLKLSRQVDVLDALAGVPCASWCGDAMAPGFNAVLASRGIQLVIHTGGPFQGQSYAVAQACIEAGANYCDLADCRTFVNAISVLDEQAKAAGVSILSGCSSVPTLSSAIVDSHRARFKRIDTIEHGISSSAKMPGLSTVKGVLAYAGRPIKQLKNGQVHEVLGWQGLTLRSMPPLGWRVLANVDVPDMDIFAGRYGAHTLRFKAGAGLKLGGVANFLLAQAVKVGWVNDPTPWAVRLHRWGTGFERLGDGKSAMYLDVEGVGVDDQPLSMTVQLTAFNDQGPQIPSCASVALAIKMLNGYLPSPGARACVGEITVDEYLAAINDSQNLQMSVRFSEGQR
- a CDS encoding GNAT family N-acetyltransferase — translated: MELHQIVVSDEIDPHVSQLISAGLNTFNDQVTGINDRQALAVTVRDALTQQVLGGITGRTSLGLLFIELFYLPDALRGSGLGSRLLQAYEEEGRKRGCRSAVLYTLSFQAPGFYEKNGWQRFGEIPCDPEGSSRVFMSKTL